A window from Enterocloster bolteae encodes these proteins:
- a CDS encoding ATP-binding protein: MGRTEGGRKFRPEKGMASMQDYFTDKGKTDILRSTRTGLWEIILCQGREPVMHADSVMLELLGLDAAPAPEECYQVWYNRIQDEYKGAVQETVSKAIASTRAEVQEVQYKWNHPLWGPISVRCGGMKDQEWEDGIRLRGYHQNITDTIMFQKEYDAVIQTLSGRYRGILLCDLRDGSYKIIKAAEDLKDNLTKYTDFREFLRGYSRSCIRPEFRNRIERFAEYEYIQEQFLSGEKQIEELYRIRSGSWQRVMAIPFAPESDLKARAILAFDIQDGEVEKRMDEVTARVAVSTIYTLVLSLDPTSQEYSCLHYMGDRLKIAPKGMLSELLSQVMPSLPREDKEKLEQICSPDSYRDTESLEGILRIRDRDRKLHYYRYYGVPIHMELGDRILITGRNIDARQEVELRESVLTNLCQCYYSIYLFDLEHDIEEAIWQEEIIRRRQEFPKGSMAVYYEKFVRCHVYEEDQEKMRRVGSPEFLRTNLTPEQPVYDVDFRRVYPDGIRWVRSRFSIAETADGVVTKVIFANMGIDEQKRKELEEEAENKKSLFAAYESATMANEAKSNFLARMSHDIRTPMNAIIGMTALAASHTDQPERVRDCLEKISISSSHLLSLINEILDMSRIEKGKLELLEEPFHLETMLDNIYSIIKPTAMEKNHDITFSRKGVIHESLIGDANRVKQVLLNLITNAVKYTPDNGIIRVTTEEVPMGKAGWACYRFVVEDNGIGMSEEYMKQVFEPFSRAVVPVVQEQQGTGLGMSIAHGIVSTMQGDIHVESREGEGSSFTVTLNFRIQGKEQERAGGMRDCIRDDDMDCASLAGRRILLVEDNALNMEIARAILCEHGLEVDGAENGQEAYERFTSSAPGTYEAVLMDLQMPVMDGCTAARMIRASSHPQARTIPIIALTANAFAEDVAKALTSGMNYHIAKPIDFHQLFHALKQFMTTS; encoded by the coding sequence ATGGGACGCACAGAGGGCGGAAGAAAATTCCGGCCTGAGAAAGGAATGGCCTCTATGCAGGATTACTTTACAGATAAAGGGAAGACAGACATTCTGCGCAGCACCCGCACAGGACTGTGGGAAATCATACTCTGTCAGGGCAGGGAGCCTGTCATGCACGCGGACAGTGTCATGCTGGAACTTCTGGGGCTGGACGCTGCGCCGGCACCGGAGGAGTGCTACCAGGTATGGTATAACAGAATCCAGGATGAATACAAAGGAGCTGTGCAGGAGACCGTGTCCAAGGCGATTGCCAGTACCCGGGCAGAGGTGCAGGAAGTCCAGTATAAATGGAACCATCCCCTGTGGGGGCCTATATCCGTGCGGTGCGGCGGCATGAAGGATCAGGAATGGGAGGATGGAATCCGCCTGCGGGGATACCACCAGAACATCACGGATACCATCATGTTCCAGAAGGAATATGATGCGGTCATCCAGACCCTGAGCGGACGCTACAGGGGAATCCTGCTGTGCGATTTAAGGGACGGCTCCTATAAGATAATCAAGGCTGCGGAGGATTTAAAGGATAATCTGACGAAATATACGGATTTCAGGGAATTTCTCCGCGGATATTCACGGTCCTGCATCAGACCGGAATTCAGAAACAGGATTGAACGGTTTGCGGAATATGAATATATACAGGAACAGTTCCTGTCAGGGGAAAAGCAGATAGAGGAATTGTACCGTATCCGAAGCGGAAGCTGGCAGCGGGTTATGGCCATACCGTTTGCACCTGAATCCGATTTAAAAGCCAGAGCTATCCTGGCATTTGACATACAGGACGGTGAGGTGGAGAAACGGATGGACGAGGTAACGGCCAGAGTGGCTGTATCCACGATTTATACTCTTGTCCTGAGCCTGGACCCAACAAGTCAGGAGTACAGCTGCCTCCATTACATGGGAGATCGGCTGAAGATAGCGCCTAAGGGAATGCTCAGCGAATTACTCAGCCAGGTGATGCCGTCCCTTCCCCGGGAGGACAAAGAAAAGCTTGAACAGATCTGTTCTCCTGACAGCTACAGGGACACAGAATCCCTGGAGGGCATTCTGAGAATCCGGGACCGGGACCGGAAGCTTCATTATTACCGTTACTATGGGGTTCCCATCCATATGGAACTGGGCGACCGGATTCTCATAACAGGGCGGAATATTGATGCCAGGCAGGAGGTGGAGCTGCGGGAGAGCGTGCTGACCAACCTGTGCCAGTGCTACTATTCCATCTATCTGTTTGATTTGGAGCACGATATAGAGGAGGCAATCTGGCAGGAGGAAATCATTCGCAGGCGCCAGGAATTTCCCAAGGGTTCCATGGCTGTGTATTATGAGAAATTCGTCCGCTGTCATGTCTATGAGGAGGACCAGGAAAAGATGCGGCGGGTTGGAAGCCCGGAGTTTCTGAGGACGAACCTTACACCGGAGCAGCCGGTGTACGATGTGGATTTCCGCCGGGTATATCCGGACGGTATAAGATGGGTCAGGTCCAGGTTCAGCATTGCGGAGACCGCAGACGGCGTTGTCACCAAGGTCATTTTCGCCAATATGGGCATTGATGAGCAGAAGCGCAAGGAGCTGGAGGAGGAAGCTGAGAATAAGAAAAGCCTGTTTGCAGCATACGAATCAGCCACCATGGCCAACGAGGCCAAAAGTAATTTCCTGGCCCGGATGTCCCATGACATACGCACGCCCATGAACGCAATCATAGGGATGACGGCGCTTGCAGCATCCCACACAGACCAGCCGGAGCGGGTAAGGGACTGCCTGGAAAAAATCAGCATCTCCAGCAGCCATCTGCTGTCCCTGATTAATGAGATACTGGATATGTCCAGAATCGAGAAGGGGAAGCTGGAACTTTTGGAGGAACCCTTTCATCTGGAAACCATGCTGGATAACATATATTCCATCATCAAGCCCACTGCCATGGAGAAAAACCATGACATAACCTTCAGCCGGAAGGGTGTGATCCATGAGTCGCTTATAGGGGACGCCAACCGGGTGAAGCAGGTGCTTTTAAACCTGATTACCAACGCGGTGAAATACACGCCGGACAACGGAATCATCCGAGTGACGACCGAGGAAGTCCCCATGGGGAAAGCGGGGTGGGCCTGCTACCGGTTTGTGGTGGAGGACAACGGCATCGGCATGTCAGAGGAATATATGAAGCAGGTGTTTGAACCATTTTCCAGGGCCGTCGTGCCTGTGGTGCAGGAGCAGCAGGGAACCGGCCTGGGCATGTCCATTGCCCATGGCATAGTGTCCACCATGCAGGGGGACATACATGTCGAGAGCAGGGAGGGAGAGGGAAGCAGTTTTACAGTCACCCTGAATTTCAGAATCCAGGGAAAGGAACAGGAAAGGGCAGGAGGTATGAGAGACTGCATCCGGGACGATGACATGGACTGTGCCTCCCTGGCGGGAAGGCGGATTCTCCTGGTGGAGGACAATGCCCTTAACATGGAAATTGCCAGGGCCATACTCTGTGAACACGGCCTGGAAGTGGATGGGGCAGAAAACGGACAGGAAGCATATGAGCGCTTCACCTCCTCAGCACCAGGTACATATGAGGCAGTGCTCATGGACCTGCAGATGCCGGTGATGGACGGCTGCACCGCAGCCCGCATGATCCGGGCAAGCAGCCACCCCCAGGCCCGAACCATCCCCATTATTGCCCTGACTGCCAATGCCTTTGCCGAGGATGTGGCAAAGGCACTGACCAGCGGAATGAATTACCACATAGCAAAACCCATTGATTTTCACCAGCTGTTTCATGCGCTGAAACAATTCATGACCACCAGTTAA
- the glf gene encoding UDP-galactopyranose mutase produces MKKYDYILVGSGLYAGVFAWYARKNKKRCLVVEKRNHIGGNVYCEDVEGIHVHKYGAHIFHTGNRKVWEFVNSLAEFNRYTNSPVANYKGQMYNMPFNMNTFSRMWGISTPDEAKAIIEKQRAEITGEPKNLEEQAIRLVGRELYEKLIKGYTEKQWGRDCKELPAFIIKRIPVRYIYDNNYFNDPYQGIPIGGYNVIVEKLFEGCDIETSADYLENREHYDSLGETVVYTGTIDAFYGYRFGKLEYRSLRFESQVLDRENHQGVAVVNYTDRDTPYTRVIEHKHFEFGTQPKTVITREYPVSWQEGMEPYYPVNDQKNQELYQRYEELARAESHVLFGGRLGEYKYYDMDKVIESAMNRAEEIFG; encoded by the coding sequence ATGAAAAAATATGATTATATATTAGTGGGAAGCGGTCTGTATGCAGGCGTGTTTGCCTGGTACGCCAGAAAGAACAAAAAGCGCTGTCTGGTGGTGGAGAAGAGGAACCACATAGGCGGAAACGTGTACTGTGAGGACGTTGAGGGCATCCATGTGCACAAGTACGGCGCCCATATCTTTCATACGGGCAACCGGAAGGTGTGGGAATTTGTGAATTCCCTGGCGGAGTTTAACCGCTATACCAACAGCCCGGTGGCCAATTATAAAGGCCAGATGTACAACATGCCGTTTAATATGAATACCTTCAGCCGCATGTGGGGCATATCCACACCGGATGAGGCTAAGGCCATCATCGAGAAGCAGAGGGCGGAGATTACTGGCGAGCCGAAGAACCTGGAGGAACAGGCCATCCGTCTGGTGGGAAGGGAACTGTACGAGAAATTAATTAAGGGGTATACGGAAAAGCAGTGGGGCAGGGACTGCAAGGAGCTTCCGGCCTTTATCATCAAACGTATACCTGTGCGGTATATCTATGACAACAATTATTTCAATGATCCCTATCAGGGAATTCCCATAGGGGGATATAATGTCATAGTGGAGAAGCTGTTTGAGGGCTGTGATATAGAGACTTCGGCGGATTACCTGGAAAACAGGGAACACTATGACAGCCTGGGAGAGACCGTGGTATACACAGGCACCATTGACGCATTTTACGGCTACCGGTTCGGCAAGCTGGAGTACCGCAGCCTGCGTTTTGAGTCCCAGGTGCTGGACCGGGAAAACCACCAGGGAGTGGCGGTGGTGAATTACACGGACCGCGACACGCCCTATACCAGGGTAATCGAGCACAAGCATTTTGAGTTCGGCACACAGCCAAAGACAGTGATTACCAGGGAGTATCCGGTGAGCTGGCAGGAGGGCATGGAACCCTACTATCCGGTGAATGACCAGAAAAACCAGGAGCTGTACCAGAGGTATGAGGAACTGGCCAGGGCGGAATCCCATGTATTGTTTGGCGGCCGCCTGGGAGAATATAAGTACTACGACATGGACAAGGTAATCGAGTCTGCCATGAACAGGGCAGAGGAGATTTTCGGATAA
- a CDS encoding acyltransferase family protein, with the protein MTKTQDRQVYLDVAKGMGMLGVVASHCLVETSLGILSDWYGFFMLAVFYVYTGWRYALRYGKERTGISSREMAGKRLISLGIPYVCYSVLFIFSRIFLVWPQQYTFLVLMSDIYYTGTLVGLETLWFLPSMFIAELLFNMIYGSRRKMGIAACLAGAASVCLILYINGSRQDTTLWRVIHLPIMVYIKGLVGFLLALGGTFACDAWQKASMYLKGRAGLAAAFLLMCLGIVLTVLIPGCDFNFLTMENPVSWILTAWFSSVTILMFGERVSACGGSWKEWRIFSRVLVPFFTYYGTHSLTVMCTHLVPVIAFFKVAAGRMMYPGVLGSTPWDILLFALVLAVDPGVVRLIETRLPWMNGRKKRSK; encoded by the coding sequence ATGACTAAGACACAGGACCGCCAGGTCTATCTGGATGTGGCAAAGGGCATGGGAATGCTGGGAGTGGTAGCCAGCCATTGTCTGGTGGAGACCAGCCTAGGCATACTCTCTGACTGGTACGGCTTCTTTATGCTGGCTGTTTTTTATGTCTATACAGGATGGCGGTATGCGCTGCGTTACGGGAAGGAAAGGACAGGCATATCCAGCCGGGAGATGGCAGGAAAAAGGCTTATATCCCTGGGAATTCCGTATGTGTGCTACAGCGTGCTGTTTATTTTCTCTCGGATATTCCTGGTGTGGCCCCAGCAGTATACCTTCCTGGTACTTATGTCCGACATCTATTATACGGGCACATTGGTGGGGTTAGAGACACTGTGGTTCCTTCCCAGTATGTTCATAGCGGAGCTGCTGTTTAACATGATATACGGCAGCCGCAGGAAAATGGGGATTGCAGCCTGTCTGGCCGGGGCGGCCAGTGTGTGCCTCATCCTCTATATCAATGGTTCCAGACAGGATACCACTCTGTGGCGCGTCATACATCTGCCGATTATGGTGTATATCAAGGGCCTGGTGGGCTTCCTGCTGGCCCTGGGGGGTACATTTGCCTGTGACGCGTGGCAGAAGGCATCCATGTACTTAAAGGGCCGGGCCGGTTTGGCGGCTGCCTTTCTGCTCATGTGCCTGGGCATTGTCCTGACGGTTTTGATTCCGGGGTGTGATTTTAATTTTCTGACCATGGAAAATCCGGTATCCTGGATTCTGACCGCCTGGTTTTCCTCTGTCACCATCCTGATGTTTGGGGAGCGGGTGTCTGCCTGCGGAGGCAGCTGGAAGGAATGGCGGATTTTCAGCCGGGTTCTTGTGCCGTTCTTTACATATTACGGAACACATTCCCTGACTGTCATGTGTACCCATCTGGTTCCGGTCATTGCATTTTTTAAGGTGGCGGCAGGCAGAATGATGTATCCGGGAGTATTAGGCAGTACGCCCTGGGATATCCTGCTTTTTGCCCTGGTGCTGGCAGTGGATCCTGGGGTGGTGCGTCTGATTGAGACACGGCTGCCATGGATGAATGGAAGGAAGAAACGCTCAAAATGA
- a CDS encoding glycosyltransferase family 2 protein produces the protein MITVLMASYNGSRYIRQQLDSILAQDEEDVRILVSDDCSSDGSRELLKEYEASRGDRVLVLLRKEPSGGAAVHFLKLLKLMADAAHGPEEQPQHGSLLPEYEMTKSQLAHLGRLAGADYFMLSDQDDVWMPQKARMLSDKMKEMERKPGRGNVPLLVHSDLTVANEALRPIADSFFRYQKISPERTSLPQLLVQNNVTGGAVMVSRSMLPYLKEIPGVCLMHDAWLALIASCFGEIGWVDRPLYYYRQHGGNTLGAEKGDSLDSVRTRVKDGSSARENYRRMFGQADSFYHMFYSRLNREQQETLEAFIRLPRCGRLGKMGLIVKYGFTKNTLVRTLGQMLFIGD, from the coding sequence ATGATTACGGTACTGATGGCTTCTTATAATGGAAGCAGATATATAAGGCAGCAGCTGGATTCCATACTGGCACAGGATGAGGAAGACGTCCGTATCCTGGTGTCGGATGACTGTTCCTCGGACGGCTCCAGGGAACTGCTGAAGGAATATGAGGCAAGCCGGGGGGACCGGGTGCTGGTGCTTTTACGGAAGGAGCCGTCCGGAGGAGCAGCTGTCCATTTCCTGAAGCTCCTTAAGCTGATGGCGGATGCAGCCCATGGTCCGGAGGAGCAGCCTCAGCATGGGAGCCTGCTGCCAGAGTATGAGATGACAAAAAGCCAGCTGGCCCATCTGGGGCGTCTGGCCGGGGCGGATTATTTTATGCTGAGCGACCAGGACGATGTCTGGATGCCCCAAAAGGCGCGGATGCTGTCTGATAAGATGAAAGAAATGGAACGGAAACCGGGCCGTGGCAATGTTCCCCTTTTGGTGCATTCAGACCTGACCGTGGCGAATGAGGCTTTGCGGCCCATAGCGGACAGCTTTTTCCGGTATCAGAAAATTTCCCCGGAACGCACCAGCCTGCCCCAGCTTCTGGTACAGAACAATGTGACCGGAGGCGCCGTGATGGTCAGCCGCAGTATGCTGCCTTATCTAAAGGAGATTCCCGGGGTCTGCCTTATGCACGATGCATGGCTGGCCCTTATCGCGTCCTGCTTTGGAGAGATAGGATGGGTGGACAGGCCCCTGTACTATTACAGGCAGCATGGCGGCAATACCCTGGGAGCTGAGAAGGGAGACAGCCTGGATTCTGTCAGGACACGGGTAAAGGACGGAAGCAGCGCCAGAGAGAATTACAGGAGGATGTTTGGTCAGGCGGACAGCTTTTACCATATGTTTTACAGCCGTCTGAACCGGGAACAGCAGGAAACACTGGAGGCTTTCATAAGACTGCCCCGCTGCGGCCGGCTGGGAAAAATGGGACTGATTGTGAAGTACGGCTTTACCAAGAACACGCTGGTGCGTACACTGGGGCAGATGCTGTTCATTGGGGACTGA
- a CDS encoding lipopolysaccharide biosynthesis protein: MNEKQTTTKVLNGLFWKLMENGGAQGVQFLVSIILARLLSPEEYGVVGVILIFVTIANVLVQNGFSTALIQKRKVDDTDFSSVFFFNMAVSAVIYLVLFLAAPGIAYFYRNQEMTALVRVLAVVLFPGGVISIQNAYVSRNMEFKGLFISSFVASMISGAISIFLACSGLGVWALVWQQIAYYFFYMLILFMSISWKPRLLFSILRIKTMFAFGWKLLCASLLDTVYNNIYGLVIGRIYNESMLGNYNRGEQFPKLIVSNLGAAIQSVMLPVLSASQDEPERVKSMLRRAITVSSYLVLPMMAGLIAVARPMVLLLLGEKWLACVPFLQIMCVAYSFWPIHIANLQALNAMGRSDIFLKLEIVKKMVGLAVLAVGIRYNPLVLVALKAAADFLCTFINAWPNKRLLNYSIIEQWKDIIPSVAVSILMAAAVMAAGRYVPGGWLGLGMQILFGAVVYMLASWVLGLEVFRYIRGLAVDRLPGRK, translated from the coding sequence TTGAATGAAAAACAGACAACGACAAAGGTCTTAAACGGCCTGTTTTGGAAGTTAATGGAAAATGGAGGCGCCCAGGGTGTCCAGTTCCTGGTTTCCATCATACTGGCGCGCCTGCTCTCGCCGGAAGAGTACGGTGTGGTGGGCGTCATACTTATATTTGTCACCATTGCCAATGTATTGGTTCAGAACGGCTTCAGCACTGCGCTGATTCAGAAGCGGAAGGTGGATGACACGGATTTTTCTTCGGTTTTCTTCTTTAACATGGCTGTATCCGCGGTCATTTACCTGGTCCTGTTCCTGGCAGCGCCCGGCATCGCATACTTTTACCGCAACCAGGAGATGACGGCTCTGGTGCGGGTGCTGGCCGTGGTCCTGTTTCCGGGAGGGGTAATCTCCATACAGAATGCCTATGTGTCCAGGAATATGGAGTTTAAGGGCTTGTTCATATCCTCCTTTGTGGCATCCATGATATCAGGGGCAATCAGCATTTTCCTGGCCTGTAGTGGGCTGGGGGTATGGGCCCTGGTATGGCAGCAGATTGCATATTACTTTTTCTACATGCTGATTCTGTTTATGAGCATCAGCTGGAAACCCCGCCTTTTGTTCAGTATTCTGCGGATTAAGACCATGTTCGCCTTTGGATGGAAGCTGCTGTGCGCCTCCCTTCTGGATACGGTATATAACAATATATACGGACTGGTGATTGGCAGGATTTACAATGAATCCATGCTGGGCAACTATAACCGGGGAGAACAGTTTCCCAAGCTGATTGTCAGCAACCTGGGAGCCGCCATCCAGTCCGTTATGCTGCCTGTGCTGTCAGCCAGCCAGGACGAGCCGGAGCGTGTAAAGTCCATGCTGCGAAGGGCCATCACCGTCAGCTCCTATCTGGTGCTTCCCATGATGGCGGGCCTTATAGCAGTAGCCCGCCCCATGGTACTGCTGCTGTTGGGGGAAAAATGGCTGGCCTGTGTTCCCTTTCTTCAAATCATGTGTGTGGCCTATTCCTTCTGGCCCATTCACATTGCCAACCTTCAGGCGCTGAATGCCATGGGACGCAGCGATATATTCCTTAAATTGGAAATTGTAAAAAAGATGGTGGGCCTGGCAGTTCTGGCAGTGGGCATACGCTATAATCCACTGGTGCTGGTAGCGCTTAAGGCTGCGGCGGATTTCCTGTGCACCTTCATCAACGCGTGGCCCAATAAGCGCCTTCTTAATTACAGCATAATAGAACAGTGGAAGGATATCATTCCGTCGGTGGCAGTCTCAATCCTTATGGCTGCGGCTGTCATGGCTGCGGGAAGATATGTTCCTGGGGGATGGCTGGGCCTGGGAATGCAGATTCTCTTTGGCGCGGTTGTGTACATGCTGGCATCCTGGGTTCTGGGCCTGGAAGTGTTCCGGTATATCAGGGGCCTGGCAGTGGACAGGCTGCCCGGAAGAAAGTAA
- a CDS encoding ATP-grasp domain-containing protein, with product MRTVVVTAIGSFSADIVIKKCRENGMRVIGCDVYPGEWIADAGNVDAFYQVPYASDTDHYIETMLSICRKEGAKAVIPLTDAEIDVFNLHRREFGEINAALCMSDKACIGLCRDKMELYRYLEEHMEGTVIPTVRLEDADLDEISYPAVCKPCNGRSSQGLRFVGSRREMEGFLGETDPAGYIVQPMIKGNVVTVDVVRSPEQGTCATVCRRELLRTLNGAGTSVLVFRNRQLEERCRAIAGLLGVRGCVNMEFIEDRDGVYHMLECNPRFSGGVEFSCLAGYDCVTNHLRCFEGREIERDDRIKSMYIARKYEEYITKVE from the coding sequence ATGAGGACAGTGGTTGTGACAGCCATAGGGTCGTTTTCGGCTGATATCGTCATCAAGAAATGCAGGGAAAATGGTATGCGGGTCATAGGCTGCGACGTGTATCCCGGTGAGTGGATTGCGGACGCCGGGAATGTGGATGCGTTTTATCAGGTTCCCTATGCATCGGATACAGACCATTATATTGAGACTATGTTGTCCATTTGCCGGAAGGAAGGGGCAAAGGCTGTCATCCCGCTGACGGACGCGGAGATCGATGTGTTCAACCTGCACCGCCGCGAATTCGGCGAAATAAATGCCGCCTTATGTATGTCGGACAAGGCATGTATCGGCCTGTGCCGCGACAAGATGGAGCTGTACCGTTATCTGGAGGAGCACATGGAGGGAACCGTGATTCCCACTGTGCGCCTGGAGGATGCGGATTTGGATGAAATCAGCTACCCGGCTGTGTGCAAGCCCTGCAACGGAAGGAGCAGCCAGGGCCTTAGGTTTGTGGGCTCCCGCCGTGAGATGGAGGGGTTCCTGGGGGAAACCGATCCGGCAGGTTATATTGTCCAGCCCATGATAAAGGGAAACGTGGTCACGGTGGACGTGGTACGAAGTCCTGAGCAGGGCACGTGCGCAACCGTCTGCCGCAGGGAGCTTTTGCGGACCTTAAACGGCGCGGGAACCTCAGTGCTGGTGTTCAGGAACCGGCAGCTGGAAGAACGGTGCCGTGCCATTGCCGGGCTGTTGGGAGTCAGGGGATGCGTAAACATGGAATTTATAGAGGACCGGGACGGCGTTTACCACATGCTGGAGTGCAACCCCAGGTTTTCCGGCGGGGTGGAGTTTTCCTGCCTGGCGGGATATGACTGTGTGACAAACCATCTGCGCTGCTTTGAGGGCAGGGAAATAGAGCGGGACGACCGTATCAAGAGCATGTATATTGCCAGAAAATACGAAGAATATATCACCAAGGTAGAGTGA
- a CDS encoding glycosyltransferase family 2 protein: MGDRVEGGTGPQTADTAIMASINCVTFNHADYIRTALDSFLMQKTDFAFEILVHDDASTDGTSSIIREYAARYPDQVKPLIQTENQYSQGIDNISGAFNFPRARGKYIFMCDGDDYFLSPDKLQKQVDYMEAHPDCTLCIHSAKIDLVGRALTEGQMRPYRESRVLPPEEIIDKPSGYAMSSMAFPARLVRELPDYYVDCPVGDTPIQLIAAANGYGYYFDDAMSAYRVGVAGSWTVEGKNGDYQGKQRAYCDRMKRTYEQFDRATGGRFKEAAESAARRTYYQTMVNTKQFEEIFNPQYRRYYKELTPRMRFFLRFEHTMPVVYEMARKTFTGK, from the coding sequence ATGGGAGACAGAGTGGAAGGCGGAACCGGGCCTCAGACCGCAGATACAGCTATTATGGCCAGCATCAACTGTGTTACATTCAACCATGCAGATTATATCAGAACAGCCCTGGACAGCTTTCTGATGCAGAAGACAGATTTTGCATTTGAGATACTGGTTCACGATGATGCATCCACGGACGGGACCAGCAGCATTATCCGGGAATATGCGGCCAGGTATCCGGACCAGGTGAAGCCGTTAATTCAGACAGAAAACCAGTATTCACAGGGAATTGACAACATCAGCGGAGCCTTTAACTTCCCCAGGGCCAGGGGAAAGTACATTTTTATGTGTGACGGGGACGACTATTTCCTGTCACCGGATAAGCTTCAGAAGCAGGTGGATTACATGGAAGCCCACCCTGACTGTACCTTGTGCATCCACAGCGCCAAAATAGATTTGGTGGGAAGGGCGCTGACAGAGGGACAGATGAGGCCGTACCGGGAGAGCCGCGTACTGCCGCCGGAGGAAATCATCGACAAGCCTTCGGGATACGCCATGTCGTCCATGGCATTTCCGGCCCGTCTGGTGAGGGAGCTGCCGGATTACTATGTGGACTGTCCTGTGGGGGATACGCCCATCCAGCTGATTGCGGCGGCAAATGGATACGGGTATTATTTTGACGATGCCATGAGCGCCTACCGGGTGGGCGTGGCAGGCTCCTGGACCGTGGAGGGAAAGAACGGGGATTACCAGGGAAAGCAGAGGGCTTACTGTGATCGTATGAAGCGCACCTATGAGCAGTTTGACAGGGCCACAGGGGGCAGGTTTAAGGAAGCGGCAGAGAGCGCTGCCCGCAGGACTTATTACCAGACAATGGTAAACACCAAGCAGTTTGAAGAGATATTCAATCCACAGTACCGCAGGTACTATAAAGAGCTTACGCCCAGGATGCGGTTTTTCCTGAGATTTGAGCACACCATGCCGGTAGTATACGAAATGGCGAGGAAGACGTTCACTGGAAAGTGA